The genomic stretch ATAAACTCAACTAATAGATTAATAGCTACTACAGATTTTCCAGTTCCTGGACCTCCTTTTACAACTAAAACTTTTTTATTATTGTCTTTTAGAGATGATAAAGCCATATTTTTAGCAGATTCATAAACAATTTTTTGTTCATCAATCATCATAAATTCTTTATTTCCTTTTAACATATTTAATAAAGTATCTTGTAGTCTCTTTGAAGGCCGAATTTTACCATTTTGAATATGATAAATTATATCTCTATTATCTCCATATTTTATATATTGACTAATAAATGATCTTAATTTTTCTACATCTGTTTTTCCAAATATTGGAGCATATTTAACATATTCTCCATACACATCAGTATCATTAATTGGATCATTAGGAGTGAGTTTATAATTATGTAAAAATGCACATGGATATAAACCAATATTTTCTGTTTCTACTGATTCAATAAAGTCTTCTATCAAATGTTTATATGACAATGCTTGGTAAGATGGGTGAGTAGTTTCTCTTACTCCTCTTCCAAGATAAGTTTTTACGATGCCATCTTTTTCAGATACTTTTTCAATTTTTTCCCATTGCTTTAATTCTATTATGACAGCAGCTTTATGATTACTACTACAACCACTTAAAATAAAATCTATTCTTTTAGAAGTTAAAGGAATGTTATATTCAATTGCTACTCCAGTATTATTTGGAAGGTTATTATAATTCAATACTTTATACATATATTCCATTGAATTTTCCCAAGACCTATATTCAGACGGACTTGGCTTTCCAAAACGTGTTTGACATCTGTCTGAAATTCTATCTGCAATTTCTCCAGATTCAACATCTTTCATGAATCCTTCTTTAGTTGAGTCATAGATAATCATAATACAAACCTTATTATAATTTATTATATTTTTTAGAATTTCCTTTAGAGTTATCAAGAGGATATTTTTCATTATTTAAATCAATTTTATAATTAATAATATCATCAATATTAATATCTAATACATCAGCGAGATAAATACAATAGATTAATATATCTGCAAGTTCTTCAGTAACTTCTTTTTTATTAAAATCATTATTCCATTGAAAACACTCGAGTAATTCAGCTGATTCAATAGATATAGATTTAACCAAATTTTCAGGAGTGTGAAATTGTTTCCAGTTTCTTTCATCTCTAAATTCAATGATTTTATTAATTATATCTTTATCCATAAAAATCACTTTAAAGTCTACATTTAATACTTAATAAAGTTTATTCAAAATAATAATAAATTTGATTATTCATGCTTCTAAATTATTATATTTCACTATATGAATATTAAATAGGGCATTAATAACATATTTTACATGGGTCATAATGTTGTTTAGCATATGATAATGATACATACTCAATATGTTTCATATTACCATGTACCTGGTTGTGATATTTTTCCCCATATTTTGTTATTATTACTTCTCCTCCAGCTGATGTATCTGAATTATCTGATGCATAAGTTGAAGTGTTTGTTTCAACTGTTGGTTCTGGTTCCGGGGTTAATATTCTAACAATTGATAATGAATCAATACCTATCTTTTTACCAAGAACTTGAGATTCTGCTTTTATTTCAAAATCATTTTTATCATTT from Methanobrevibacter arboriphilus JCM 13429 = DSM 1125 encodes the following:
- a CDS encoding nucleotide pyrophosphohydrolase → MDKDIINKIIEFRDERNWKQFHTPENLVKSISIESAELLECFQWNNDFNKKEVTEELADILIYCIYLADVLDINIDDIINYKIDLNNEKYPLDNSKGNSKKYNKL